One genomic region from Spirosoma sp. KCTC 42546 encodes:
- a CDS encoding glutamine synthetase beta-grasp domain-containing protein yields MAKSKLEYIWLDGYKPTQSLRSKTKIEDDFSGNLEDCSMWSFDGSSTEQAEGGKSDCLLKPVFICPDPQRKNGYLVMCEVLNADGTPHVTNGRATIEDDDNDFWFGFEQEYFLWDMKIDKPLGFPAEGFPTRPQGPYYCSVGAQNAYGRYIIEEHLDVCLDAGLNVEGINAEVATGQWEFQIFAKGAKAAGDQIWVARYLLERIGEKYGISINWHCKPLGATDWNGSGMHANFSNSVLRTSGSQDVYSKICEAFSPADVIKAHIAVYGADNEMRLTGKHETQSIDQFSYGISDRGASIRIPIATVERGWKGWLEDRRPNSAADPYKVAAIIIKTVKSADVVAA; encoded by the coding sequence AGAGTACATTTGGCTCGACGGCTACAAGCCCACCCAAAGCCTGCGTTCCAAAACTAAAATTGAGGATGATTTCTCAGGCAACCTTGAAGACTGCTCGATGTGGTCGTTTGATGGTTCTTCAACCGAACAGGCTGAAGGTGGTAAGTCAGACTGTTTGCTGAAACCAGTTTTCATCTGTCCTGATCCACAGCGCAAAAACGGTTACCTCGTCATGTGTGAAGTGTTGAATGCCGATGGTACTCCTCACGTAACCAACGGTCGTGCCACGATTGAAGATGACGATAACGATTTCTGGTTTGGCTTTGAGCAGGAGTATTTCCTGTGGGATATGAAAATTGACAAACCACTTGGCTTCCCGGCTGAAGGGTTCCCAACACGTCCACAAGGTCCTTATTATTGCTCGGTAGGTGCTCAAAATGCCTATGGCCGTTATATCATTGAAGAACACCTTGATGTTTGTCTGGATGCTGGTCTAAATGTAGAAGGTATCAATGCTGAGGTAGCAACTGGTCAGTGGGAATTCCAGATTTTCGCTAAAGGGGCTAAAGCTGCTGGTGATCAGATTTGGGTAGCTCGTTACCTGTTAGAGCGGATTGGAGAGAAATACGGTATCTCTATCAACTGGCATTGCAAACCTCTGGGTGCTACCGACTGGAACGGCTCGGGTATGCACGCTAACTTCTCAAATTCAGTGCTGCGCACATCGGGTAGCCAGGATGTATATTCTAAAATTTGCGAAGCCTTCTCTCCAGCAGACGTTATCAAAGCGCACATTGCTGTATACGGTGCCGACAACGAAATGCGCCTGACAGGTAAGCACGAAACACAGTCGATCGATCAGTTCTCGTACGGTATTTCTGACCGGGGTGCTTCAATTCGTATCCCAATTGCTACCGTAGAACGTGGTTGGAAAGGCTGGTTAGAAGATCGTCGTCCAAACTCGGCTGCCGATCCATACAAAGTGGCAGCTATCATTATCAAAACCGTTAAATCGGCTGATGTTGTAGCGGCATAA